The following coding sequences are from one Chloroflexota bacterium window:
- the aroF gene encoding 3-deoxy-7-phosphoheptulonate synthase: MIIVMKKDATDDQVKHVIDRVEMLGYKAHLSVGEERTIIGVIGDERPLVDEPLELLDGVERTVPILQPFKLASRDFKPENTVISLNGTTIGGSEIIIMAGPCAIESKQQLLETAWAVKEAGAKVLRGGAFKPRTSPYSFQGLGVKGLEILAEVKEEVGILTIAEVMSPTDVPLVCQYSDILQVGARSMQNFSLLQEVGKSGHPVLLKRGMMSTIQELLMSAEYILSNRNYRLILCERGIRTFETATRNTLDIGAIPVLKKLSHLPVIVDPSHAMGRWDLVGAVAKAAVAAGADGLLIEVHPHPEQALSDGPQSLKPDNFRQLMQELRAVAQAVGRTI, translated from the coding sequence ATGATCATCGTTATGAAAAAAGATGCTACTGACGATCAGGTCAAACATGTGATCGATAGGGTGGAAATGCTGGGCTATAAGGCCCACCTCTCCGTAGGTGAGGAGAGGACGATTATCGGAGTCATCGGTGACGAACGCCCTCTCGTGGATGAGCCTCTCGAACTGCTCGATGGCGTCGAGCGCACCGTCCCTATCCTACAACCGTTCAAACTGGCCAGTAGAGACTTCAAACCGGAAAATACGGTTATCTCCCTCAATGGGACCACTATCGGGGGCAGCGAAATCATCATCATGGCCGGACCATGCGCTATAGAAAGCAAGCAACAGCTGCTTGAAACAGCCTGGGCCGTGAAGGAGGCAGGGGCCAAGGTGCTCCGCGGGGGGGCCTTCAAGCCGCGCACCTCACCCTATAGCTTTCAGGGGTTGGGGGTTAAAGGACTTGAAATCCTGGCCGAGGTGAAGGAGGAGGTGGGCATCCTCACCATCGCCGAGGTGATGAGTCCAACCGACGTTCCCCTCGTCTGCCAATATAGCGACATTCTACAGGTGGGGGCAAGAAGTATGCAAAACTTCAGCCTTCTGCAAGAAGTGGGCAAATCTGGCCATCCGGTACTCCTCAAACGGGGCATGATGTCTACAATCCAAGAGCTGCTGATGTCGGCCGAATATATCCTCTCGAATCGAAACTATCGCCTCATCCTTTGCGAGCGAGGCATCAGAACCTTTGAGACAGCCACCAGAAACACCCTCGATATCGGGGCCATACCCGTATTGAAGAAACTCAGTCATCTGCCAGTTATCGTTGATCCCAGCCACGCCATGGGCAGATGGGACCTGGTCGGCGCTGTCGCCAAGGCGGCTGTGGCCGCCGGAGCTGATGGGTTATTAATAGAGGTACATCCCCACCCTGAACAAGCCCTGTCAGACGGACCCCAATCTCTCAAACCGGATAACTTTCGCCAACTGATGCAAGAACTACGCGCCGTTGCCCAGGCTGTGGGCAGAACGATATAA
- the thrB gene encoding homoserine kinase, with protein MCPRVRVPATAANLGPGFDCFGLALSFFNEVAVESSDQPSLTISGEGSARLPKDETSLAWRTVNAYFKAIGRTTPPLALSLLNRIPLTGGLGSSASVIVGTLVAANELCGHPLIPEQLLDLAYTIEGHPDNVAAALLGGLVITVLDDKRVIALKIQVPPGLRAVLYIPDLAMPTRRARGILPSKIPRQDAIFNLSRAALLVGALYERRFDLLRVAAGDRLHQPYRESLFPAMRRFFRAASEAGALGAYLSGAGSAILALTDKKEEAIAQSLQETGKRYGYPGRALIVDICYNGAEVIIP; from the coding sequence TTGTGTCCCAGAGTAAGGGTACCAGCCACAGCAGCTAATCTTGGGCCTGGCTTCGATTGTTTCGGCCTGGCCCTCTCCTTCTTCAACGAGGTAGCAGTTGAATCAAGCGACCAGCCCAGTCTGACTATAAGTGGGGAAGGAAGCGCCAGGCTGCCGAAAGACGAAACCAGTCTCGCCTGGCGAACGGTCAACGCTTACTTCAAAGCCATTGGGAGAACCACACCGCCCCTCGCACTCTCTCTGCTCAACCGCATCCCCTTAACGGGAGGGTTGGGCAGCTCCGCATCGGTCATTGTGGGCACACTTGTAGCCGCCAACGAGCTCTGTGGCCATCCTCTGATACCGGAACAGCTCCTCGACCTGGCCTATACCATCGAAGGACACCCAGATAACGTAGCCGCCGCTCTATTGGGAGGACTAGTCATCACTGTTTTAGACGACAAACGGGTGATCGCCCTCAAAATTCAGGTCCCACCAGGACTCAGGGCCGTGCTTTATATCCCCGACTTGGCCATGCCCACCCGGAGGGCGCGTGGCATCCTACCCTCTAAGATTCCTCGCCAGGACGCCATTTTCAACTTGAGCCGAGCAGCTCTCTTAGTAGGAGCACTCTACGAGAGACGATTTGACCTGCTACGGGTAGCCGCGGGCGATAGATTACACCAACCCTACCGCGAGAGCCTATTTCCGGCCATGAGGCGCTTTTTCCGGGCTGCTTCGGAAGCGGGCGCCCTGGGTGCCTATCTGTCCGGCGCTGGTTCAGCCATCCTCGCTCTGACGGACAAGAAGGAGGAGGCGATCGCCCAGTCCCTCCAAGAGACAGGCAAGCGTTATGGTTATCCTGGACGAGCCCTCATCGTCGATATCTGCTACAACGGGGCTGAGGTCATCATCCCTTAA